A stretch of the Ornithodoros turicata isolate Travis chromosome 4, ASM3712646v1, whole genome shotgun sequence genome encodes the following:
- the LOC135391340 gene encoding inactive hydroxysteroid dehydrogenase-like protein 1, with amino-acid sequence MTQSAYNKLKMAAVDQGLFLIQEVIITLKRCESILAIIGLFYVGKTAAVVGLKLLEGIRVHILSHLRWQDFRKYGEWAVVTGGTDGIGKQYARELARRGLNIILVSRNMDKLKTTAQELEDEFRVRTCVIQADLSKGREIYNDIGRQLQGKEIGILVNNAGVMYDSPSLFLNVPEQKLVESVNINMMAVMMMTYLILPQMVQRKKGIVVNVSSISAFYPLPLMAVYSASKVFVDWFSMALDYEYKDKGIIVQSLIPSYISTKLVRFSNFLSTPSIVVPDAETFVRSSLHTIGVSKRTTGFWSHGLQYWMYEHVPQWAWNLTSWMMFKVIDNTPKPKSH; translated from the exons ATGACGCAATCGGCCTACAACAAACTGAAAATGGCAGCCGTGGACCAGGGGTTGTTCCTCATCCAAGAAGTGATTATAACACTGAAACGATGCGAAAGTATTTTGGCAATTATTGGATTGTTTTACGTCGGTAAAACAGCCGCAGTTGTGGGCCTCAAACTGCTGGAGGGCATTCGTGTACACATCCTGTCCCATTTACGCTGGCAGGACTTCAGGAAGTACGGAGAGTGGGCCG TCGTGACTGGAGGCACTGACGGCATTGGAAAGCAGTATGCACGAGAGCTGGCCAGGAGGGGCCTCAACATCATCCTTGTTAGCCGTAACATGGACAAACTCAAGACCACTGCTCAGGAACTTG AAGACGAGTTTCGCGTACGAACCTGCGTAATTCAAGCAGACCTCAGCAAAGGCCGTGAGATCTATAACGATATCGGAAGGCAGCTTCAGGGGAAAGAGATTGGTATCCTCG TGAACAATGCAGGAGTGATGTACGACTCGCCGAGCTTGTTTCTCAATGTTCCCGAGCAG AAATTGGTGGAAAGTGTTAACATCAACATGATggctgtgatgatgatgacatatCTTATTCTTCCACAAATGGTGCAGAG GAAAAAAGGCATTGTGGTAAACGTGTCGTCCATATCCGCCTTCTACCCACTTCCGCTCATGGCGGTCTACTCTGCATCCAAG GTGTTTGTCGACTGGTTCTCCATGGCCCTAGACTACGAGTACAAGGACAAAGGAATCATTGTGCAGAGCCTCATACCGTCCTATATCTCCACAAAACTAGTTCGCTTCAGCAATTTCCTCAGCACGCCAAGCATTGTGGTACCCGATGCAGAAACGTTTGTGCGAAGCTCCCTGCACACGATAGGTGTCTCCAAGCGCACCACTGGGTTCTGGTCTCATGGTCTCCAG TACTGGATGTATGAACATGTTCCCCAGTGGGCGTGGAACCTTACTTCGTGGATGATGTTCAAGGTCATTGACAACACTCCGAAGCCAAAGTCTCACTGA